A genomic stretch from Aminobacter aminovorans includes:
- a CDS encoding DapH/DapD/GlmU-related protein, with the protein MDTPADLRFKDDEPRIHPTSELKGCRLGRHVTVGERVVLREVVVGDYSYFERHAEAIYTTIGKFCSIAANTRINALDHPMERLTTHKVSYRPNEYFRYLGVDGDFRERRRAKLVAIGHDVWIGHGAVIMPGVTVGNGAVIGANSVVTRDVAPFEVFAGVPARKLRMRFAPEIAARIEALAWWDWPRERLFEAVPDMQSLPIEAFLDRWETREG; encoded by the coding sequence ATGGACACTCCCGCCGACCTTCGCTTCAAGGATGACGAGCCGCGCATCCACCCGACTTCCGAGCTGAAAGGCTGCCGGCTTGGCCGCCACGTGACAGTTGGCGAGCGCGTCGTGCTGCGCGAGGTCGTCGTCGGCGACTATTCCTATTTCGAGCGCCATGCAGAGGCGATCTACACCACCATCGGCAAGTTCTGCTCGATCGCCGCCAACACGCGCATCAATGCGCTCGACCATCCGATGGAGCGGCTGACCACGCACAAGGTGAGCTACCGGCCCAACGAATATTTCCGCTATCTCGGCGTCGACGGCGATTTCCGCGAGCGCCGCAGGGCCAAGCTGGTGGCGATCGGGCATGACGTCTGGATCGGCCACGGCGCGGTCATCATGCCCGGCGTGACCGTCGGCAATGGTGCCGTGATCGGGGCGAACTCGGTTGTGACCAGGGACGTCGCGCCCTTCGAGGTTTTTGCCGGCGTGCCGGCCAGGAAGCTGAGGATGCGGTTTGCCCCTGAGATCGCCGCCCGTATCGAGGCGCTGGCCTGGTGGGACTGGCCACGCGAAAGGCTTTTCGAGGCCGTCCCCGACATGCAGAGCCTGCCGATCGAAGCGTTTCTCGACCGTTGGGAGACGCGGGAGGGCTAG
- a CDS encoding low affinity iron permease family protein encodes MFERVFTRIANKVAYAAGLPLTFLGCCLIVLVWAASGPVFGFSDTWQLVINTGTTIITFLMVFLIQNTQNRDGAAIQAKLDELIRVGKAQNHFIGIEHLTETEVEEIRKKCEEAAKRHDGRAKAKA; translated from the coding sequence ATGTTCGAGAGGGTTTTCACCAGGATTGCCAACAAGGTGGCTTATGCCGCCGGCCTGCCGCTGACCTTTCTCGGCTGCTGTCTGATCGTTCTGGTCTGGGCAGCCTCGGGCCCGGTCTTCGGCTTTTCCGATACCTGGCAGCTGGTGATCAACACCGGCACGACCATCATCACCTTTCTGATGGTGTTCCTGATCCAGAACACCCAGAACCGCGATGGCGCTGCGATTCAGGCCAAGCTCGACGAGTTGATCCGCGTCGGCAAGGCACAGAACCACTTCATCGGCATCGAGCATCTGACTGAAACCGAGGTCGAGGAGATCCGCAAGAAATGCGAGGAAGCGGCCAAGCGGCATGATGGCCGGGCGAAAGCGAAGGCGTGA
- a CDS encoding CreA family protein — protein MRRALSILATTVALGVVTPAMAQQVGEVGVDWLGNDIIVEAIKDPKVEGVTCHVSYFDRGVIDRLQKGNWFENPSDSAISCQQTGPISIGEIDLGQEGEEVFKQGISLIWKEQVVNRIYDQKNETLIYLAHSRQVQDGSAKMSMTTVPLYGQNVIWTKGKPQ, from the coding sequence ATGCGGCGTGCCCTTTCCATTCTTGCCACCACGGTCGCGCTTGGTGTCGTTACACCCGCCATGGCCCAGCAGGTCGGCGAGGTTGGCGTCGACTGGCTTGGCAACGACATCATCGTCGAGGCGATCAAGGACCCGAAGGTGGAGGGCGTAACCTGCCACGTCTCCTATTTCGACCGCGGCGTGATCGACCGGCTGCAGAAGGGCAACTGGTTCGAGAACCCTTCTGATTCCGCCATTTCCTGCCAGCAGACCGGACCGATAAGCATAGGCGAGATCGATCTTGGCCAGGAAGGCGAGGAGGTGTTCAAGCAGGGCATCAGCCTGATCTGGAAGGAGCAGGTGGTGAACCGCATCTACGACCAGAAGAACGAGACGCTGATCTATCTCGCCCATTCGCGCCAGGTGCAGGACGGATCGGCCAAGATGTCGATGACGACGGTGCCGCTCTACGGCCAGAACGTGATCTGGACCAAGGGCAAGCCGCAATAG